One window of Triticum dicoccoides isolate Atlit2015 ecotype Zavitan chromosome 5A, WEW_v2.0, whole genome shotgun sequence genomic DNA carries:
- the LOC119300805 gene encoding UDP-glycosyltransferase 75C1-like, with amino-acid sequence MADAERQQHGPGDGGRPHFLIVAYGIQSHLNPCRVLARRLLQLHDADGSGPVLATLSVPLFTHRRMFPSSGNGEPEGPEAADGAISCVAFSDGVDDGTTARGPEERARRRRASAESLFAVVARLASRGRPVTCIVCSMMLPWALDVARERDIPLAVFWIQPATVLATYYHYFHGYGELIASHAADPAYEVTLPGLSRPLRIRDFPSFLVDTTGGEVGKVVNAVFCELFEFMDEQRQNVKVLVNTFDELEPAALAAMREHLDVFAVGPVVGSSAEARIHLFNHAGADKTRYMEWLGAQPERSVVYVSFGSIWTYSKQQMEEIADGLRRCGRPYLLVVRKDGRQEDVSRCLEDVVQERKGMVVEWCDQPEVLSHPSVGCFVTHCGWNSTLEAMALGVAVVAAPSMFDQPTNAMLIEEEWAAGVRGERNGEGIFSGPELARCVELVMGDGARAVEVRKKVESRKGMARDAMAPGGPAERNLRSFVMEVQSSDEARRKDTNTISPPP; translated from the coding sequence ATGGCCGACGCGGAacgccagcagcacggcccaggcgACGGCGGGCGCCCCCACTTCCTCATCGTGGCCTACGGCATCCAGAGCCACCTCAACCCGTGCCGCGTCCTCGCGCGCCGCCTCCTGCAGCTACACGATGCAGACGGCTCAGGCCCCGTCCTCGCCACGCTCTCGGTCCCGCTCTTCACCCACCGCCGCATGTTCCCTTCGTCCGGCAACGGCGAGCCGGAGGGGCCGGAGGCCGCAGACGGTGCCATCTCTTGCgttgccttctccgacggcgtcgaCGACGGCACCACCGCCAGGGGCCCCGAGGAGAGGGCGCGCCGCCGCCGCGCGTCCGCCGAGAGCCTCTTTGCGGTCGTCGCGCGGCTCGCCTCCCGCGGCCGGCCCGTTACGTGCATCGTGTGCAGCATGATGCTCCCCTGGGCACTGGACGTCGCGCGGGAGCGCGACATCCCGTTGGCCGTGTTTTGGATACAGCCGGCAACCGTCCTCGCCACCTACTACCACTACTTCCACGGCTACGGCGAGCTCATCGCGTCCCACGCCGCCGACCCCGCGTACGAGGTGACTCTGCCCGGGCTCAGCCGGCCTCTCAGGATCCGCGACTTCCCGTCATTCCTCGTCGACACCACCGGAGGTGAGGTGGGCAAGGTCGTCAACGCGGTGTTCTGTGAGCTGTTCGAGTTCATGGACGAGCAGAGGCAGAATGTCAAGGTCCTCGTGAACACTTTCGACGAACTGGAGCCGGCGGCGCTGGCGGCCATGAGGGAGCACTTGGATGTGTTCGCCGTCGGCCCCGTGGTCGGGTCGTCGGCCGAGGCGCGGATCCATCTGTTCAACCACGCCGGTGCCGACAAGACGAGGTACATGGAGTGGCTCGGGGCGCAGCCGGAGAGGTCGGTGGTGTACGTCTCGTTCGGCAGCATATGGACGTACAGCAAGCAGCAGATGGAGGAGATCGCGGACGGGCTGCGGCGGTGCGGACGGCCGTACCTGCTCGTGGTGCGCAAGGACGGGCGGCAGGAGGACGTGAGCCGCTGCCTCGAGGACGtcgtgcaggagaggaagggcatggTGGTGGAGTGGTGCGACCAGCCGGAGGTCCTCTCGCACCCGTCCGTGGGGTGCTTCGTCACCCACTGCGGGTGGAACTCGACGCTGGAGGCCATGGCACTGGGTGTGGCTGTCGTCGCCGCGCCGAGCATGTTCGACCAGCCGACGAACGCGATGTTGATAGAGGAGGAGTGGGCTGCCGGCGTTAGGGGAGAGCGCAACGGCGAGGGCATCTTCTCCGGGCCGGAGCTGGCGAGGTGCGTTGAGCTGGTCATGGGCGACGGCGCGAGGGCCGTGGAGGTCAGGAAAAAAGTGGAGTCTCGGAAAGGGATGGCGCGGGATGCAATGGCTCCCGGAGGGCCGGCGGAAAGAAACCTCCGAAGCTTCGTCATGGAGGTCCAAAGTTCGGATGAAGCTCGCAGGAAGGATACAAACACCATAAGTCCACCACCATGA